DNA from Kitasatospora herbaricolor:
CGGCGGCGTCGGCGACGGCCGGGTGGTCCCGCAGGGCGGCCTCGACCTCGCCGGCGCCGATCCGGTACCCGCCGCTCTTGATCAGGTCCACCGAGGCCCGGCCGACGATCCGGTGGAAGCCGTCCTCGCCGATCACGGCCACGTCCCCGGTGCGGAACCAGCCGTCGTCCGTCCAGGACTCGGCGTCGGCGTCCGGCCGGTTCAGGTACCCGGCGAACAGGGTGGGCCCGGCCACCTGGAGCTCGCCGACGCTCTCGCCGTCCGGCGGTACGGGCGCGCCGTCCTCGCCGACCAGCCTGGTCCGGACGCCCCGCAGCGGCAGGCCGACGCTGCCGGGGCGGCGTTCGCCGTCCGCGCGGGTGCTGACCGTGATCAGCGACTCGGTCATGCCGTAGCGCTCGATCGGCGCCTGCCCGGTGAGCCCGGCGAGCCGCTCGAAGACCGGGACGGGCAGCGGGGCGCTCCCGGAGACCAGCAGGCGGGCCGCGCGCAGGCCGGCCGCCGCCGCGGGGTCGGCGGCGATCCGCGACCAGACGGTGGGGACGCCGAAGTACAGCGTTCCGCCGGCCCGCGCGTAGCCTTCCGGGGTGGGGCGGCCGGTGTGCACCAGGCGGCTGCCGGTCCGCAGGGCGCCGAGCACACCGAGGACCAGGCCGTGCACGTGGAACAGCGGCAGTCCGTGCACCAGGGTGTCCTCGGCCGTCCACTGCCAGGCCTCGGCGAGCGCGTCCAGGTCGGCGGCGACGGCGGCGCGGCGGATCACGGCACCCTTGGGCGCGCCGGTGGTGCCGGAGGTGTAGAGCACGAAGGCGGTGGCGTCCTCGCCCGGCTCGGGGTACGAGGTGGCCGAACGCAGCGTCAGCTCCACCGGGAGGGTGTCCAGCCCGGGCAGCGCGTCCAGGCCCTCCGGGGCCCGCTCTCCGGCGGGCAGCGCCAGCAGGGCGGCGCCGGAGTCCCGCAGGATGTGCGCGCGCTCCTTGGGCCCGGAGTCGGGAGGCAGCGGCACCACCGGGACGCCGGCCAGCAGGCCGCCGACCACCGCGGCCACCGTCTCGGCCGTGGGCCGGGCGAGCACCGCGAGCGCGGGTGCGCCCGCCGCCCGGTCCGCGACGGCGGTGGCGACGCCGAGCAGCCGCTCGCGCGAGAGCGCGACCCCGTCGATCCGCAGGGCGTCGGCGCTGTCGCCGTGCCCGTCCTGAAGCGCCGTCAACAGACTCATGAGCCCCTCCGCGTCGGTCCTTGGCGCCGACTCTACGGCCCGGGGTACGCCGGAGGGCGCGGCGGCCCTGTTCGGCCGTCCGCGCCCTCCGGGCGGATCGCTGCGCTCAGCCCTTGCGGCTCTTGACCTCGGCGGTGAGCTGCGGGAGGACGGTGAAGAGGTCACCGACCACGCCGTAGTCGACCAGCTCGAAGATCGGGGCCTCCGGGTCCTTGTTCACCGCGACGATGGTCTTCGAGGTCTGCATGCCCGCCCGGTGCTGGATCGCACCCGAGATGCCCGCCGCCACGTACAGCTGCGGGGACACC
Protein-coding regions in this window:
- a CDS encoding acyl-CoA synthetase is translated as MSLLTALQDGHGDSADALRIDGVALSRERLLGVATAVADRAAGAPALAVLARPTAETVAAVVGGLLAGVPVVPLPPDSGPKERAHILRDSGAALLALPAGERAPEGLDALPGLDTLPVELTLRSATSYPEPGEDATAFVLYTSGTTGAPKGAVIRRAAVAADLDALAEAWQWTAEDTLVHGLPLFHVHGLVLGVLGALRTGSRLVHTGRPTPEGYARAGGTLYFGVPTVWSRIAADPAAAAGLRAARLLVSGSAPLPVPVFERLAGLTGQAPIERYGMTESLITVSTRADGERRPGSVGLPLRGVRTRLVGEDGAPVPPDGESVGELQVAGPTLFAGYLNRPDADAESWTDDGWFRTGDVAVIGEDGFHRIVGRASVDLIKSGGYRIGAGEVEAALRDHPAVADAAVIGAPDEDLGQAVVAYVIPDGAVTGEQLTAFVAERLSVHKRPRRVVLVDELPRNAMGKVLKKQLLQGPTAGGAGHS